A window from Pirellulales bacterium encodes these proteins:
- a CDS encoding zinc ribbon domain-containing protein gives MPLYEYACAGCGDHFELLLRGGERPTCPDCGSTKLEKQLSVPAAHTAKGASLQVCQPMPKAGGCGAPWCGTGGCGA, from the coding sequence ATGCCACTTTACGAGTACGCCTGCGCCGGCTGCGGCGACCATTTTGAGCTGTTGCTACGCGGCGGCGAGAGGCCAACCTGCCCTGATTGCGGCAGCACAAAACTCGAAAAGCAGCTCAGCGTGCCAGCAGCCCACACGGCCAAAGGCGCCAGCCTGCAGGTCTGTCAGCCGATGCCGAAAGCCGGAGGCTGTGGTGCTCCCTGGTGCGGCACCGGCGGCTGCGGCGCGTAG